The stretch of DNA CGGGATCGCGCCCAGCGGCCCCAGCCACGGGAAGGTGGGCGTCAGCGGGAAGTACGGGATGCCCAGCAGTCGCGCGAGGGTCTTGGCGTTGCCGATCATCGGGTAGATCTCCTCGGCCCCGACGATCGAGCACGGGATGATCGGCACGCCCTGGCGCAGCGCGGTCGACACGAAGCCGCCGCGCCCGAACCGCTGCAGCTTGTAGCGCTCGCTGAACGGCTTGCCGATGCCCTTGAAGCCCTCCGGCATCACCCCGACCAGCTCGCCCTGCCCGAGCAGCCGCTCGGCGTCCTCGGTGCAGGCGAGGGTGTGGCCGAGCTTGCGGGCGAGTTCGTTGACCACCGGCAGCACGAACACCAGGTCGGCCGCGAGCAGCCGCAGATGCCGGTCCGCGGGATGCCGGTCGTGCACGGCGACCTGCATCATCAGCCCGTCCAGCGGCAGCGTGCCGGAGTGGTTGGCGACGATCAGGGCGCCGCCCTCGGCGGGAATGTTCTCGATGCCCTTCACATCGACCCGGAAGTACTTCTCGTACAGAGGC from Streptomyces sp. 6-11-2 encodes:
- a CDS encoding lysophospholipid acyltransferase family protein translates to MADAKVIPFDDDRSRGSAGQRPSRRRSTGSRRTGAEPAAVGEVQPLPGRGAAQDDVPVTSEGQPPEPPSRPSQDGGLERRIASGLAFLRRRLTGDYDVDDFGYDAELTDQLLMSLLRPLYEKYFRVDVKGIENIPAEGGALIVANHSGTLPLDGLMMQVAVHDRHPADRHLRLLAADLVFVLPVVNELARKLGHTLACTEDAERLLGQGELVGVMPEGFKGIGKPFSERYKLQRFGRGGFVSTALRQGVPIIPCSIVGAEEIYPMIGNAKTLARLLGIPYFPLTPTFPWLGPLGAIPLPTKWTIQFGEPIPTDGYPPEAAEDPMLMFNLTDQVREQIQHTLYKLLVQRRSVFF